A stretch of DNA from Methanoplanus endosymbiosus:
TTCAGCAACCAGATAATGCCGGCAATAAAGGGCGAATGCCGTGTCGATGTAATGGATCATCAGGATGAAGCTGTGGTAGTTGCTGACCTTCCGGGTGCAGAGAAAGAAGACGTAAAAATCCGGCTGATTAACCCTTCTACCCTTGAGATATCCTGCAACCGCGAGAAAACAACCGAAGAAGGAGAGAAGGATTCAGATTACTATGTGCGTGAGCGTGTTTATGGCAGTATGAAGAGGATTGTCTCACTTCCTTATGATGTTGAAGATAAGAACACCAGTGCAACATTTAAGAATGGCGTACTGGAAGTTCATTTTAAAAAATCAGAGCATGAAACCGGCGGGATTATCCCAATTGAATAATTCCGTAGTAATAATTCAGTATAGTAACGGTTAATCACAAATGTTTTCTCTGATTAACTGTCTTTGCTTTTTTAATGTGTATTTTGTATATCATTGCCGGAAAAATAATCTGTACT
This window harbors:
- a CDS encoding Hsp20/alpha crystallin family protein: MIRRRFYPFHSLWNEIDSMMAEMETRLGESVVPANIFSNQIMPAIKGECRVDVMDHQDEAVVVADLPGAEKEDVKIRLINPSTLEISCNREKTTEEGEKDSDYYVRERVYGSMKRIVSLPYDVEDKNTSATFKNGVLEVHFKKSEHETGGIIPIE